Below is a window of Geomonas oryzisoli DNA.
CGGGACGGTACCGCCACTACAAAGGGAATTACTACGAAGTTATCGGCACGGCCAGGCACAGCGAGACCGAGGAGCCCATGGTCGTGTACCGCCCCCTCTACGGCGAGGGGGGGCTCTGGGTGCGTCCCGAGGCGATGTTCCTGGAGACCGTGCTCGTGGACGGCAAGCCGGTACCGCGCTTCAGCCCCTGCCCGGAAGATTGACCAGGCCGGCCCCGTGTCGGGGCCGACCACATCCGCCTTACCCTTCTCTTTTTCCCCGTGATACCGCCTTCGGGATGGATCCTCACGGAGCCCCCCTCCCAGCCTCCCCCCTCCAGGGGGAGGGGCTTTTGAACTCACAACGGCCTTGCCCACTGACACAGATCCAGTCCTCACAGAATGTTTACGAAAGTTGTTCTTTTGTATCGTTTTATAAAGTTGATTCTCATTGACTTGTGATAGTGAAAGGGTGTAATTGAAGTTTGCCTATTCTAAGCCTCAAGTTCCCTGTGCCAATGCCGACCTAGTCAATGTGACATTTGAGCTTTAGCACTCTTCCTGGAGGATCTGCTTGGGTGAGCCGGCAGTCGAGATACTGAGTTTTCTCACCGATCATTTCGGGGAAGATTTCCAGTCCTATTCCCAATCCCTTGCGGAAAAGCGCATCGCCGAGCGGATGAAGCAGCTTCGCTTTACCGCACTGGCTGAGTATCGCGAGTTTCTTAAGGCCGATCCCGACGAACCCGCCTATCTTTCCCGCATGCTGCGCATCAGGTTCAGCAGCTTCTTCCGGGACCCGCTCCAGTTCGAACTCTTGAAATCGCAGGTCATCTCCAGCCTGCTCCCGGTCTCCACGCAGGGGGGCTTTTTGCGCGCCTGGTCCGCCGCATGTGCCGGCGGCGAGGAGGCCTGCTCGCTCGCCATCATCATCGACGAGACATTGCAACTGCTCGACGTGTATCCCAAGGTGCAGATCTTCGCCACCGACGTGGCCGAGGACGCG
It encodes the following:
- a CDS encoding CheR family methyltransferase — its product is MGEPAVEILSFLTDHFGEDFQSYSQSLAEKRIAERMKQLRFTALAEYREFLKADPDEPAYLSRMLRIRFSSFFRDPLQFELLKSQVISSLLPVSTQGGFLRAWSAACAGGEEACSLAIIIDETLQLLDVYPKVQIFATDVAEDALEEGRAGYYGAGSLGGVTLQQLKAYFTPDGSGYRILPRIQSMISYGRHDLLDPHTYAPPESLFGGFDLISCRNFLMYLDPQAYLRVFDNLFRALNPGGVLFLGKAESVPERYHKHLVRIFECGNLYRKQLTGRT
- a CDS encoding DUF1653 domain-containing protein, with amino-acid sequence MAVAPGRYRHYKGNYYEVIGTARHSETEEPMVVYRPLYGEGGLWVRPEAMFLETVLVDGKPVPRFSPCPED